The following are encoded in a window of Aerococcus sanguinicola genomic DNA:
- a CDS encoding Ig-like domain-containing protein, which translates to MVGKNNTKLREEKQSNKFYRYSIKRLNIGVASVAVAAGLLFAGNMAVVQAASIQEQEGIETSENVIPEVPVGLQERESAGNNIELENSENEPSSNSIPNNSEQSNAEVSDEKNRVDNNSSEEKNVSTDDAKTPVEENSQDKQSEELAVDSNKEKNKVQNIDKPSSEKSSVADSEEKSIPEDNQQRNRHQNGAKNENTSDNNQQAALDHFAKELAASDNPKQVLRSKLAEVYDPKDVEGLLAEINPQNIRDGLTLREELTKAGLAYAESQRLREKGQIFAVLPTSSRSVRGGQNVANQIQVTNADFKRLDGNNRETDYVHDNEGGYARLDVDIAVSGQVQAGDYFILDYGQYLRPGGLNIPATPKDLIGSDNAIVAKAYYDADQNRVIYRFTDWVNGKNNIRAALRQGTQPFYDKITDNFKNYPVTVTIAGTPYTENIAYHFNNINGDGTSNKYRAVDGTHVETNRTNPNHYTAKEVWYINRDGRNMNHGPHTILFESNTSNLESMKVYEVLDDRAFTDSFNPEVNPRYVREVSGRSYQDSEGVRFNVGNGPATGKKYIVYTVTSPKNQQANQRINSEMHLTLRNKNNESNSREHWKTLTISTTHSSSAASGQNTPGIFVERHRYETVDENGRVVSVDDTITETPQYGTVNEQYTTGAENRPGYTFVRTEAPRNNPTYSPDGRTTSGNFKAGMTQEITYVYQRRQQQVETGPAYEMTVEDSSYPTEFRYDPSLPAGQIREIRPGQDGRVRVLYEHVNPANVPDFNPNNFRYMRGQYWREVSREVVQEPQSQIFGYNFEAITETKTNPDGSVTIIYNTGRRVEIPAAKPKEPLLPSKPIVETTRVTDRHPETGKQVRGSRVTIKIFNPNTNRFEDEKVIFIPDGQDGTDGNNGTNGTSITAKTERGKENPADPNSPSGSWIRVYKVNPDGSQGDLISETFVRDGEKGDPGEQGPQGPQGEKGERGEQGPQGPQGEKGEQGAPGTPGQDGQDGRDGKSVLAKTERGTKADETGKDRPGTWVIIHEDANNNGQVDPGEREISREFIFDGTNGTDGKTPLVESERVEKDPNNPNSESGVKIIVRDPENNEIIKETFVKDGEKGDPGERGEQGPQGPQGEKGEQGAPGTPGQDGQDGRDGKSVLAKTERGTKADETGKDRPGTWVIVHEDANNNGQVDPGEREISREFIFDGVNGTDGNNGADGASITAKTERGKENPADPNSPSGSWIRVYKVNPDGSQGDLISETFVKDGEKGEQGAPGQDGTDGKDGKSVLAKTERGTKADETGKDRPGTWVIVHEDTNNNGQVDPGEREISREFIFDGTDGNNGTDGTSVTAKTERGKENPADPNSPSGSWIRVYKVNPDGSQGDLISETFVKDGEKGDPGEQGPQGPQGEKGEQGTPGTPGQDGQDGKSILAKTERGTKADETGKDRPGTWVIVHEDANNNGQVDPGEREISREFIFDGTDGNNGTDGTSVTAKTERGKENPADPNSPSGSWIRVYKVNPDGSQGDLISETFVKDGEKGDPGEQGPQGPQGEKGEQGTPGTPGQDGQDGKSILAKTERGTKADETGKDRPGTWVIVHEDANNNGQVDPGEREISREFIFDGTDGNNGTDGTSVTAKTERGKENPADPNSPSGSWIRVYKVNPDGSQGDLISETFVKDGEKGDPGEQGPQGPQGEKGEQGTPGTPGTPGQDGQDGKSSYVHVVNGPNEAGESGSWIITYFDKNGDGQFTSDEIVSTEFVADGKDGKDGKSVLATTERGTKADETGKERPGTWVIVHEDANNNGQVDPGEREISREFIFDGTDGKDGKTPIVESKRVEKDPNDPNSESGVKIIVRDPESKEIIKETFVKDGEKGEKGEQGAPGTPGQDGQDGKDGKSSYVHVVNGPNEAGESGSWIITYFDKNGDSQFTSDEIVSTEFVADGKDGQDGKDGKSVLATTERGTKADETGKDRPGTWVIVHEDANNNGQVDPGEREISREFIFDGTNGTDGKTPLVESERVEKDPNNPNSESGVKIIVRDPESKEIIKETFVKDGEKGEKGEQGAPGTPGQDGQDGRDGKSVLAKTERGTKADESGKDRPGTWVIVHEDTNNNGQVDPGEREISREFIFDGTNGTDGKDGETPIVESERIEKDPNDPNSESGVKIIVRDPETNDIIKETFVKDGEKGDPGERGEQGPQGPQGEKGEQGTPGQDGQDGRDGKSVLAKTERGTKADETGKDRPGTWVIVHEDTNNNGQVDPGEREISREFIFDGTNGTDGKDGKTPIVESERVEKDPNDPNSESGVKIIVRDPETNDIIKEIFVKDGEKGDPGERGEQGPQGPQGEKGEQGTPGQDGQDGRDGKSVLAKTERGTKADESGKDRPGTWVIVHEDTNNNGQVDPGEREISREFIFDGTNGTDGKDGKTPIVESERVEKDPNDPNSESGVKIIVRDPESNEIIKETFVKDGEKGEKGDQGAPGTPGQDGQDGKDGKSSYVHVVNGPNEAGESGSWIITYFDKNGDGQFTSDEIVSTEFVADGKDGKDGKSVLATTERGTKADETGKDRPGTWVIIHEDTNNNGQVDPGEREISREFIFDGTNGADGKTPIVESERVEKDPNDPNSESGVKIIVRDPESKEIIKETFVKDGEKGDQGTPGQDGQDGKDGKSSYVHVVNGPNEAGESGSWIITYFDKNGDGQFTSDEIVSTEFVADGKDGQDGKDGKSVTVSTEPGHFQGQDGVWIIVQDGETGKELDRDFVANGKDGKDGKSADIKTEALVDPNGQEIGYKITITHPDGSKETRLIKHGKDGKDGKDGRDGKSIIATTERGDHKGQSGAWLIIRDRETLQEIDREFISDGQDGKSADISSRETAEGLEITIHHANGTNHTHIIRDGKDGKSITASTEPGTFNGQSGMWLIIRDRDTGQELDRQFVRDGKDGQDGKDGKSPLLSTEKILDSDGKEIGLSIKITHPDGSTETHTIYHGRDGKDGQDGQTPQIRTEKGKDSQGNVGRWLIIEDGHGNEIVREFIRDGQDGKTPSAKVEPGKNEHGDSGQWIIIFDGDGNEVSREFVRDGKDGQDGHSPSLETVPGKNADGDSGLWVIVKDPEGKESSRHFIRDGKDGRGIKKIYSKDGRLTIVFTDNTKEILEIPCCQPKSEDPKPEDPKPEDPKPEDPKPEDPKPEDPKPEDPKPEDPKPEDPKPEDPKPEDPKPEDPKPEDLKPQDSSLENPKTKDGYTITGETTSFNRNQAKEKQSVVANSRLPQTGAVSGMSAGTIAVSLFVGVGSLVFDRKKKK; encoded by the coding sequence ATGGTTGGAAAAAATAATACTAAGCTTAGAGAGGAAAAACAAAGTAATAAATTTTATCGTTATTCCATTAAACGATTAAATATTGGTGTAGCCTCTGTAGCAGTGGCAGCAGGTTTACTTTTTGCTGGAAACATGGCTGTTGTCCAAGCAGCGAGTATCCAAGAACAAGAAGGAATCGAAACTTCTGAAAACGTTATTCCAGAAGTGCCGGTAGGCTTACAAGAAAGAGAAAGTGCTGGAAACAATATTGAGTTAGAGAATTCAGAAAATGAACCAAGCTCTAATTCAATTCCAAACAATAGTGAACAATCAAATGCGGAAGTTAGTGATGAAAAGAATCGAGTAGATAATAATTCGTCAGAAGAGAAAAATGTATCGACTGATGATGCAAAAACTCCTGTGGAAGAAAATTCACAGGATAAACAATCTGAAGAATTAGCTGTCGATTCAAATAAAGAAAAAAATAAAGTCCAAAATATTGATAAACCTTCTAGCGAAAAATCTTCTGTAGCTGACTCTGAGGAGAAGTCTATCCCTGAAGATAATCAACAGAGAAATAGGCATCAAAATGGTGCTAAGAATGAAAACACGAGCGATAACAATCAACAAGCAGCGCTTGATCATTTCGCAAAAGAGCTGGCAGCTTCTGACAATCCCAAGCAGGTCTTACGTTCTAAATTAGCGGAGGTTTATGATCCGAAAGATGTTGAAGGTTTACTTGCTGAGATTAATCCCCAAAATATTCGCGATGGCTTAACTTTGAGAGAGGAATTAACAAAAGCAGGCTTAGCCTATGCAGAGAGTCAGCGCTTACGTGAAAAAGGACAAATTTTTGCGGTTTTACCTACTAGTAGCCGGTCCGTTCGCGGGGGACAGAATGTCGCAAACCAAATTCAAGTGACCAATGCTGACTTTAAGCGACTTGATGGTAATAATCGTGAAACAGACTATGTTCACGATAATGAAGGAGGATATGCTCGGCTTGATGTCGATATTGCAGTCTCAGGGCAAGTGCAAGCAGGGGACTACTTTATTCTTGATTATGGTCAATATCTAAGACCAGGTGGCCTTAATATTCCAGCAACCCCAAAGGATTTAATAGGTTCGGATAACGCAATTGTAGCTAAAGCTTACTATGACGCTGATCAGAACCGAGTGATTTACCGGTTTACAGACTGGGTGAATGGTAAGAATAATATAAGAGCTGCTCTACGCCAAGGGACTCAGCCTTTCTACGATAAGATTACAGATAATTTCAAGAATTATCCTGTCACTGTGACGATTGCAGGAACACCATATACAGAAAATATTGCATACCACTTTAATAATATCAACGGTGACGGTACCAGTAATAAATATCGAGCGGTTGATGGAACACACGTTGAGACGAATCGAACAAATCCAAACCACTATACAGCCAAAGAAGTTTGGTATATCAACCGTGACGGACGTAATATGAACCACGGACCACATACGATTCTCTTTGAATCAAATACTAGTAATCTGGAATCAATGAAGGTTTATGAGGTCTTGGATGATCGTGCCTTTACGGATAGCTTTAATCCGGAAGTAAACCCGCGCTATGTTCGTGAAGTTTCTGGAAGATCTTATCAAGATTCTGAAGGTGTACGCTTTAATGTAGGTAATGGGCCAGCTACTGGTAAGAAGTATATCGTTTATACGGTGACTAGTCCGAAAAACCAACAAGCTAATCAACGGATTAACAGCGAAATGCATTTGACGCTTAGAAACAAAAATAATGAGTCTAATTCTAGAGAGCATTGGAAAACCTTAACGATTTCAACAACTCATAGTTCATCTGCCGCTTCTGGTCAGAATACGCCAGGGATCTTTGTTGAACGCCACCGCTATGAAACCGTTGATGAGAACGGCCGTGTCGTGAGTGTTGACGATACGATCACAGAAACTCCGCAATATGGAACTGTCAACGAGCAATACACAACAGGTGCGGAAAATCGACCAGGTTATACCTTCGTTCGAACCGAAGCTCCGAGAAATAATCCGACTTATTCGCCAGATGGACGGACAACCAGCGGAAACTTTAAAGCAGGTATGACCCAAGAAATCACTTATGTTTACCAAAGAAGACAACAACAAGTAGAGACTGGACCTGCTTATGAAATGACGGTTGAAGATTCTTCTTACCCAACAGAATTCCGTTATGATCCTTCTCTTCCTGCCGGTCAAATCCGCGAAATTCGACCAGGACAAGACGGTCGTGTGCGAGTTCTCTATGAACATGTGAATCCAGCAAACGTTCCTGACTTCAATCCTAATAACTTTAGATACATGCGGGGCCAATACTGGCGGGAAGTTTCTCGTGAAGTTGTTCAAGAGCCACAAAGTCAAATCTTTGGGTATAATTTTGAAGCGATTACTGAAACTAAGACCAATCCTGACGGCAGCGTCACTATTATCTATAACACTGGACGGCGGGTTGAAATTCCAGCAGCTAAACCTAAGGAACCACTGCTACCAAGTAAACCGATTGTTGAAACGACACGGGTAACCGACCGACACCCAGAAACTGGTAAGCAAGTGAGAGGCTCTCGGGTTACGATTAAGATCTTCAACCCAAATACTAACCGCTTTGAAGATGAGAAGGTTATCTTTATCCCAGATGGGCAAGACGGAACTGATGGAAACAACGGTACCAATGGAACATCTATTACTGCTAAGACTGAACGTGGTAAAGAAAATCCAGCCGATCCTAATAGTCCAAGTGGGTCATGGATCCGTGTTTATAAAGTAAACCCAGACGGTAGCCAAGGTGACCTCATCTCTGAAACCTTCGTTAGAGATGGTGAAAAGGGTGACCCAGGTGAACAAGGTCCTCAAGGCCCACAAGGTGAGAAGGGTGAGCGTGGCGAACAAGGCCCTCAAGGTCCACAAGGCGAGAAGGGTGAACAAGGTGCCCCAGGTACCCCAGGCCAAGATGGTCAAGACGGCCGAGATGGAAAATCTGTTCTAGCTAAGACCGAACGCGGTACCAAAGCTGATGAGACAGGTAAAGATCGCCCAGGTACATGGGTAATCATTCACGAAGACGCCAATAATAACGGTCAAGTTGATCCAGGCGAACGTGAAATCAGCCGTGAATTCATCTTCGATGGTACAAACGGTACCGACGGTAAGACGCCACTCGTTGAAAGTGAACGTGTAGAAAAAGATCCAAATAATCCAAACTCCGAATCCGGCGTGAAGATCATTGTAAGAGACCCTGAAAATAACGAAATCATCAAAGAAACCTTCGTCAAAGATGGCGAAAAAGGTGATCCTGGTGAGCGTGGCGAACAAGGCCCTCAAGGTCCACAAGGCGAGAAGGGTGAACAAGGTGCCCCAGGTACCCCAGGCCAAGATGGTCAAGACGGCCGAGATGGAAAATCTGTTCTAGCTAAGACCGAACGCGGTACCAAAGCTGATGAGACAGGTAAAGATCGTCCAGGTACATGGGTAATCGTTCACGAAGACGCCAACAATAACGGTCAAGTTGACCCAGGTGAACGTGAAATCAGCCGTGAGTTCATCTTCGATGGAGTGAATGGAACTGACGGGAATAACGGTGCAGATGGAGCATCGATTACTGCTAAGACTGAACGTGGTAAAGAAAATCCAGCTGACCCTAACAGCCCAAGTGGTTCATGGATCCGTGTTTATAAAGTAAACCCAGACGGTAGCCAAGGTGACCTCATTTCTGAAACCTTCGTTAAAGATGGTGAGAAGGGTGAACAAGGTGCCCCAGGTCAAGATGGTACCGATGGTAAAGATGGAAAATCCGTCCTAGCTAAGACCGAACGCGGTACTAAAGCCGATGAAACAGGTAAAGATCGCCCAGGTACATGGGTAATCGTTCACGAAGACACCAACAATAATGGTCAAGTTGACCCAGGCGAACGTGAAATCAGCCGCGAATTTATCTTTGATGGAACTGATGGAAATAACGGGACAGACGGAACTTCAGTAACCGCTAAGACTGAACGCGGTAAAGAAAATCCAGCCGACCCTAACAGCCCAAGCGGTTCATGGATCCGAGTATATAAAGTGAACCCAGACGGAAGTCAAGGTGACCTCATCTCCGAAACCTTCGTCAAAGACGGTGAAAAAGGTGATCCAGGTGAGCAAGGTCCTCAAGGCCCACAAGGTGAGAAGGGTGAACAAGGTACACCAGGTACACCAGGCCAAGACGGACAAGATGGGAAATCCATCCTCGCTAAGACCGAACGTGGTACGAAAGCTGATGAAACAGGTAAAGATCGCCCAGGGACATGGGTAATCGTTCACGAAGACGCCAATAATAACGGTCAAGTTGACCCAGGTGAACGTGAAATCAGCCGTGAATTTATCTTTGATGGAACTGATGGAAATAACGGGACAGACGGAACTTCAGTAACCGCTAAGACTGAACGCGGTAAAGAAAATCCAGCCGACCCTAACAGCCCAAGCGGTTCATGGATCCGAGTATATAAAGTGAACCCAGACGGAAGTCAAGGTGACCTCATCTCCGAAACCTTCGTCAAAGACGGTGAAAAAGGTGATCCAGGTGAGCAAGGTCCTCAAGGCCCACAAGGTGAGAAGGGTGAACAAGGTACACCAGGTACACCAGGCCAAGACGGACAAGATGGGAAATCCATCCTCGCTAAGACCGAACGTGGTACGAAAGCTGATGAAACAGGTAAAGATCGCCCAGGGACATGGGTAATCGTTCACGAAGACGCCAATAATAACGGTCAAGTTGACCCAGGTGAACGTGAAATCAGCCGTGAATTTATCTTTGATGGAACTGATGGAAATAACGGGACAGACGGAACTTCAGTAACCGCTAAGACTGAACGCGGTAAAGAAAATCCAGCCGACCCTAACAGCCCAAGCGGTTCATGGATCCGAGTATATAAAGTGAACCCAGACGGAAGTCAAGGTGACCTCATCTCCGAAACCTTCGTCAAAGACGGTGAAAAAGGTGATCCAGGTGAGCAAGGTCCTCAAGGCCCACAAGGTGAGAAGGGTGAACAAGGTACACCAGGTACACCAGGTACACCAGGCCAAGACGGACAAGATGGGAAATCATCTTATGTACACGTCGTGAATGGACCAAACGAAGCCGGAGAATCAGGCAGCTGGATTATCACTTACTTCGATAAGAATGGTGATGGCCAATTCACTTCTGATGAAATTGTTTCTACAGAGTTTGTAGCTGACGGTAAGGACGGTAAGGATGGTAAATCAGTCCTCGCAACTACCGAACGCGGCACAAAAGCTGATGAAACAGGCAAAGAACGCCCAGGCACATGGGTAATCGTTCACGAAGACGCCAACAATAACGGTCAAGTTGATCCAGGCGAACGTGAAATCAGCCGTGAATTCATCTTCGATGGTACCGACGGTAAAGATGGCAAGACGCCAATCGTTGAAAGCAAACGCGTTGAAAAAGATCCGAATGATCCAAACTCTGAATCTGGTGTGAAGATCATCGTCAGAGACCCAGAAAGCAAGGAAATCATCAAAGAAACCTTCGTCAAAGATGGCGAAAAGGGTGAGAAGGGTGAACAAGGCGCTCCTGGTACACCAGGCCAAGATGGTCAAGATGGAAAAGATGGTAAATCATCTTATGTTCATGTCGTGAATGGACCAAACGAAGCTGGAGAATCAGGCAGCTGGATTATCACTTACTTCGATAAGAACGGTGACAGCCAATTCACTTCTGATGAAATCGTCTCTACTGAATTTGTAGCCGATGGTAAAGATGGCCAAGACGGTAAGGATGGAAAATCAGTCCTCGCAACTACCGAACGCGGTACCAAAGCCGATGAAACAGGTAAAGACCGTCCAGGTACATGGGTAATCGTTCACGAAGACGCCAATAATAACGGTCAAGTTGATCCAGGCGAACGTGAAATCAGCCGTGAATTCATCTTCGATGGTACAAACGGTACCGACGGTAAGACGCCACTCGTTGAAAGTGAACGTGTAGAAAAAGATCCAAATAATCCAAACTCCGAATCCGGCGTGAAGATCATCGTCAGAGACCCAGAAAGCAAGGAAATCATCAAAGAAACCTTCGTCAAAGATGGCGAAAAGGGTGAGAAGGGTGAACAAGGTGCTCCTGGTACGCCAGGCCAAGATGGTCAAGACGGCCGAGACGGAAAATCCGTCCTAGCTAAGACCGAACGGGGAACCAAAGCCGATGAAAGTGGTAAAGACCGTCCAGGTACATGGGTAATCGTTCACGAAGACACCAACAATAACGGTCAAGTTGACCCAGGTGAACGTGAAATCAGCCGTGAATTCATCTTCGATGGTACAAACGGTACCGACGGTAAAGATGGCGAGACGCCAATCGTTGAAAGTGAACGCATTGAAAAAGATCCAAATGATCCAAACTCTGAATCTGGTGTGAAGATCATTGTCAGAGACCCAGAAACCAATGACATCATCAAAGAAACCTTCGTCAAAGACGGCGAAAAGGGTGATCCAGGTGAGCGTGGCGAACAAGGTCCTCAAGGCCCACAAGGTGAGAAGGGTGAACAAGGTACCCCAGGCCAAGATGGTCAAGACGGCCGAGACGGAAAATCTGTTCTAGCTAAGACCGAACGCGGCACCAAAGCCGATGAAACAGGTAAAGACCGTCCAGGCACATGGGTAATCGTTCACGAAGACACCAACAATAACGGTCAAGTTGACCCAGGTGAACGTGAAATCAGCCGTGAATTCATCTTCGATGGTACAAACGGTACCGACGGTAAAGATGGTAAGACGCCAATCGTTGAAAGTGAACGCGTTGAAAAAGATCCAAATGATCCAAACTCTGAATCTGGTGTGAAGATCATTGTCAGAGACCCAGAAACCAATGACATCATCAAAGAAATCTTCGTCAAAGACGGCGAAAAGGGTGATCCAGGTGAGCGTGGCGAACAAGGTCCTCAAGGCCCACAAGGTGAGAAGGGTGAACAAGGTACCCCAGGCCAAGATGGTCAAGACGGCCGAGACGGAAAATCCGTCCTAGCTAAGACCGAACGGGGAACCAAAGCCGATGAAAGTGGTAAAGATCGCCCAGGTACATGGGTAATCGTTCACGAAGACACCAACAATAACGGTCAAGTTGACCCAGGTGAACGTGAAATCAGCCGTGAATTCATCTTCGATGGTACAAACGGTACCGACGGTAAAGATGGCAAGACGCCAATCGTTGAAAGTGAACGTGTTGAAAAAGATCCAAATGATCCAAACTCTGAATCTGGTGTGAAGATCATTGTGAGAGACCCAGAAAGCAACGAAATCATCAAAGAAACCTTCGTCAAAGATGGCGAAAAAGGTGAAAAGGGTGACCAAGGCGCTCCTGGTACACCAGGCCAAGATGGTCAAGATGGAAAAGATGGTAAATCATCTTATGTTCATGTCGTGAATGGACCAAACGAAGCTGGAGAATCAGGCAGCTGGATTATCACTTACTTCGATAAGAACGGTGACGGCCAATTCACTTCTGATGAAATTGTTTCTACAGAGTTTGTAGCTGACGGTAAGGACGGCAAGGATGGTAAATCAGTCCTCGCAACTACCGAACGCGGCACAAAAGCTGATGAAACAGGTAAAGATCGCCCAGGCACATGGGTAATCATTCACGAAGACACCAACAATAACGGTCAAGTTGACCCAGGTGAACGTGAAATCAGCCGTGAATTCATCTTCGATGGCACCAACGGAGCCGACGGCAAGACGCCAATCGTTGAAAGTGAACGCGTTGAAAAAGATCCAAATGATCCAAACTCTGAATCTGGTGTGAAGATCATCGTCAGAGACCCAGAAAGCAAGGAAATCATCAAAGAAACCTTTGTCAAAGACGGCGAAAAGGGTGACCAAGGTACTCCAGGTCAAGATGGTCAAGACGGAAAAGATGGTAAATCATCTTATGTTCATGTCGTGAATGGACCAAACGAAGCCGGAGAATCAGGCAGCTGGATTATCACTTACTTCGATAAGAACGGTGATGGCCAATTCACTTCTGATGAAATTGTCTCTACTGAATTTGTAGCTGATGGGAAAGATGGCCAAGACGGTAAGGACGGCAAGTCAGTGACTGTTTCTACAGAACCAGGTCATTTCCAAGGTCAAGATGGTGTTTGGATCATTGTTCAAGATGGTGAAACAGGTAAAGAACTCGATCGAGACTTTGTTGCCAACGGTAAAGATGGCAAGGATGGCAAGTCTGCAGATATTAAGACAGAAGCATTAGTGGATCCGAATGGCCAAGAAATTGGTTATAAGATTACTATTACCCATCCAGATGGTTCAAAAGAAACTCGTCTGATTAAACATGGGAAAGATGGTAAGGATGGAAAAGACGGTCGCGATGGGAAATCCATTATTGCGACTACTGAACGTGGCGACCATAAGGGACAATCAGGTGCTTGGTTGATTATCCGCGATAGAGAGACCCTTCAAGAAATTGACCGTGAATTTATTTCTGATGGTCAAGATGGCAAATCAGCTGATATCTCATCACGAGAAACTGCAGAAGGTCTAGAAATCACCATCCACCATGCCAATGGAACAAACCATACACACATCATCCGTGACGGTAAAGACGGCAAGTCTATAACCGCATCAACTGAACCTGGTACCTTTAACGGACAGTCAGGTATGTGGTTGATTATCCGTGACCGTGACACGGGTCAAGAATTAGACCGTCAATTTGTGCGTGATGGCAAGGATGGACAGGACGGAAAAGATGGAAAATCACCGCTTCTAAGTACTGAAAAAATCCTTGATTCAGATGGTAAAGAAATCGGCTTAAGTATTAAGATAACGCATCCAGATGGCTCGACTGAAACACATACCATCTACCACGGTCGAGATGGTAAGGATGGCCAAGATGGTCAAACCCCACAAATCCGTACTGAAAAAGGCAAAGATAGCCAAGGCAATGTGGGCAGATGGTTGATTATCGAAGACGGTCATGGCAATGAAATCGTTCGTGAATTCATCCGTGATGGTCAAGATGGTAAGACCCCTTCTGCTAAAGTAGAACCTGGTAAGAATGAACATGGGGATAGTGGCCAATGGATTATTATCTTCGATGGAGATGGTAATGAAGTTTCACGCGAATTTGTTCGTGACGGCAAGGATGGCCAAGATGGTCACTCGCCAAGTCTTGAAACAGTTCCTGGTAAGAATGCAGATGGTGACAGTGGTCTATGGGTGATTGTTAAAGATCCAGAAGGTAAGGAATCGAGCCGTCACTTTATCAGAGACGGTAAAGATGGCAGAGGAATTAAGAAGATCTATAGTAAAGATGGTCGGTTAACGATTGTGTTTACGGATAATACAAAAGAAATCCTTGAAATTCCATGTTGCCAACCTAAGTCAGAGGATCCGAAACCAGAGGATCCTAAGCCAGAAGATCCTAAGCCAGAAGATCCTAAGCCAGAAGATCCTAAGCCAGAAGATCCTAAGCCAGAAGATCCTAAGCCAGAAGATCCTAAGCCAGAAGATCCTAAGCCAGAAGATCCTAAGCCAGAAGATCCTAAGCCAGAAGATCCTAAGCCAGAAGATCTAAAACCACAAGATTCAAGCCTAGAAAACCCTAAGACTAAAGATGGCTACACGATTACTGGGGAAACAACTTCATTTAACCGTAATCAAGCAAAAGAAAAACAAAGTGTAGTTGCCAATAGCCGCTTACCTCAAACAGGTGCAGTGTCTGGTATGTCAGCTGGAACAATTGCAGTTAGTCTATTTGTAGGTGTTGGCAGCTTAGTATTTGATCGAAAGAAAAAGAAATAG
- a CDS encoding NADH-dependent oxidoreductase, protein MSKKLTDTITFRHGAQVNNRIVQPPMLTNSGKNDGYVTEDTLNYYSARSQSAGMVIVEYSYVSFAGGPSRSWADDREQLGFYNDSYIEGMTKIAQTLKKDGNKAILQLAHSGRESNWRAQQGEKVYAPSSFDFGFLDYEVEELTEADIFAVIDDFVQAAKRAVACGFDGIEIHGANHYLLQQFFSKWSNRRQDKWGGNLENRMRFIVTLVERVFQSLEETAPKDFIVGYRISPEEIHGETVGYDYKEAKQLVAYLTENFEFDYIHLSLPAYNSKPAGEEKTYAELFDDVIAEDTKKIIVGNVMSEADAEDALQYTDLIAVGRATLIDPQFGQKIVEGRSEEIIHEISPEQVKVSQLTPGLINLFSDPNMYPFLPGRESIYHLHEGESLDKSVLKDGTGSEYNLDHLNKN, encoded by the coding sequence ATGTCAAAAAAATTAACTGATACGATTACTTTTCGTCATGGGGCACAGGTAAATAATCGCATTGTGCAACCCCCAATGTTAACTAACTCTGGTAAGAATGATGGGTATGTAACAGAGGACACTCTTAATTATTACAGTGCGCGCTCACAATCTGCAGGAATGGTGATTGTAGAATATAGTTATGTAAGTTTTGCAGGCGGACCATCGCGTTCATGGGCAGATGATCGGGAACAACTCGGTTTTTACAATGATTCTTACATCGAAGGTATGACTAAGATTGCTCAAACTCTTAAGAAAGATGGTAATAAGGCCATTCTTCAATTAGCGCATTCGGGACGAGAATCGAATTGGCGTGCTCAGCAAGGGGAGAAGGTCTATGCTCCATCTTCGTTTGATTTTGGCTTTTTAGATTATGAAGTGGAAGAGCTGACGGAAGCTGATATTTTTGCAGTCATTGATGACTTTGTCCAAGCAGCTAAGCGGGCAGTAGCTTGTGGTTTTGATGGTATTGAAATCCATGGGGCCAACCACTATCTGCTTCAACAATTTTTCTCAAAATGGTCTAATCGCCGTCAAGATAAATGGGGCGGAAATTTAGAAAATAGAATGCGTTTTATTGTGACTCTTGTTGAACGTGTTTTTCAATCCTTGGAGGAAACGGCGCCAAAAGATTTTATTGTCGGCTATCGTATCTCACCAGAAGAAATTCATGGCGAAACAGTAGGCTATGATTATAAGGAGGCTAAGCAATTGGTTGCCTACTTAACGGAAAATTTTGAATTTGACTATATTCACCTTTCTCTACCAGCTTATAATAGCAAGCCAGCGGGCGAGGAGAAAACCTATGCTGAGCTTTTTGACGATGTGATTGCTGAAGATACGAAAAAGATTATTGTCGGTAATGTGATGTCTGAGGCTGATGCTGAAGATGCCCTCCAATATACAGATCTTATTGCTGTAGGACGGGCGACATTGATTGATCCCCAATTTGGGCAAAAGATAGTTGAGGGGCGGAGTGAAGAGATTATTCATGAAATCTCACCCGAACAAGTTAAAGTTTCCCAACTAACTCCAGGTCTGATTAATCTCTTCTCAGATCCTAATATGTACCCCTTCTTACCAGGTAGAGAGTCTATTTACCATCTCCATGAAGGGGAGAGTCTCGACAAGTCAGTGCTTAAAGACGGAACAGGATCGGAATATAATTTAGATCACCTAAATAAAAACTAG